A window of Methanophagales archaeon genomic DNA:
ATATCGCCGCGCTGTATAAAGAGGTCTGGCCTAAGGCGTATGAGTACCCGAAGGAATGGCGTGAGAAACGTGCGATGAGTGAGGAAGAGATAAAGAAGGAGATGGATTCTGGCTATTTCTTCTTCGGTGTTCGCATAGATGGTAAGCTGGTGGGTGTATATAAAGCATCCATAACAGAGAGGGGTTGTTTCGGCGAGCAGCAAGCAGTCCTGCCTGAGTATCGAGACCAGGGTGTGGCTTCAGCGATGTATGAGCAGTTCTATGAGTTCGCGAAGGCGAATAAGTGCAAGGTGAATTATGTGAATATCCTTGCGGGTAACGAGCCATGCGAACGAGCAATGAAGAAGTTCAATTTTTATAAGACTGGTAAGCCCTGGGAACAGAGTAAGGGCATGTGGGTTCAGACCTACGAGCGGAAGGTGGATCTCACCCAGGAATAAACGAAAAAAAATCTCAACATGGCTCTATCGTCGATGATGGCTTCGAAGAGATCGCATAGGTGCCCTATGTTACACCTCGGACTTCATTTGTTATTCGTCTGCTTATATCCTCCAGCACCTCATATGGTAATTTCACGAAGTCAGCAGTCATCGCCTCTACGGACGTAACCACCCTTATTGTGACGATTCTACCCAAGTTCCTTGCATCTCCGAGTGCCCCTGTTGCGAGGTCGTCACCGACGATTGCAAATGCCTGTCATACACAGTCATACCATCCTCTGTACTTCAATTCCTCCTCCACTATCCATGAGGCTTCACGGCATATTCGCAGTTTCTCCTCTGTAACTCTTTTGCTACTTCTCTCACTTTGTCCTTATACAGATCCCTTATTGGCACTCTCTATTCTATCCGGGTATATATAGTGTAGTGCCCTGAGCGATAAAATCCATACCTCTTTTCTTTGTCTCTTCTTCAAATATCTCTAAAGAGCACACCTATCACTTTCCGTTTCGCTTCTGCATCATTAATGCCCCGCAAAGCATTTAGAAACCGCTCTCTCGCATTTACGAATACTATTTTCAGTTTGAGCCCGACTCTGAAGGTATTCAGGACTTCCTCTGCCTCGCCTGCCCGTAGCAGTCCATTATCAATGAAGATACACGTGAGCTTATCACCATTATCTGTATGGTGGACCTCAGGATGGAACTGAATGCCATAGGCATAGATTGTGTGGCTCTTGCTATTATTATCACTCCTGTAAATGTTTAGGGGGATACGGAATGCTGCTATGAGTGAATTCTTTGTATAGCCTATTATTAACTGTGCACCATAACAGATACCGATGAAGGGTAGATTCAAAGTAAATATATCGGGACTGTATCATGGACTCTCAGACTCGTGAACGCTAAAGGGTCTGCCAGAGAGTATAACGCCTCTGACCTTACCCTTACCGCTTATTGCTTTTTTAAACGCCTCTAAGGGTATATCAAAAGGTAGAAGTTCGGTATTCGGTATATACACCCGGGTCTGTGCATCGCCTCGCTATAAGATGGAGATGGAGATGGCTGTATTGCCCACCGAAATCGAGCATCACCACCCTCGCCCTATCCCTATCTCTATCCCGTGGCATCCCTGTCGCTGTCACACTTCTGTTTGAGATTGTGAGATTGCTTCTTTTACTTTTATAAGACATAGCTTCCGCATTGTGATAAACATATAATTAGAGGGAGAGGGGGTTTTGCTTATTCAAACCCTGTAACTGTAACTCTAACTCATCCAGTCTGGGAAATGCATTACGAGACCTTGTTCTGCTTATATGGAGTGCAGCGCAGGCATTGGCGAATTCAAGGCATTCTTCTGCTCCTTTACCATCCAAAAAAGCGTATATGAATCCAGCATTAAAGACATCACCTGCACCTGTTGGCGATACCACATTCACTTTGAAAGAATGAGAGCTCACCGTGAAATCAGAGCTTATCCATGAAGAGCCCTTTGCACCCCTGTGAATGATCACGTTCCTGCATCCTCTTGCCAGTATATCCCGCTCTTGCTTTTGCTCTTGCTCCTGCCACTGCTCTGCTGATAGCTCCTTTAGCTCTGCCTCGTTTACGAACAGGAAATCGGTAAAAGGTAGAAGTTCAAAGACGGTCTGTTTCGCACTGGCTGTCCAGCCAAGATAAGCACTCCATCCGATATCAACGCCCGTGAACGCATCGTGGGATTTGGCTATCCTGAGTAAATCCTTATTGACTGTGAATAAACCTTCCGTGTTCCAATGTCCTGCCCTCATAACGAATCGTGCACGTCCTAAAAGTTCAGCTTCCACATCTTCTCGCATGAGGTCCTGATTCGCACCCCTATCAGTGAGCATAGACCGGCTACCATCTTCAAATGCTATGCTCACTGTTATCCCGGGGTGTGGCTTTCGTTCTGAAATAGCGGCAATGCAAACCACACCGAGCCTTTCCAGCTCCGATAATAGCCAGTTTGATAGCACATCATTGCTGAGCTTGCATATAATAGCAGTCCTCAATCCGAGCGAAGCGCAAGCGGCTGCACAGTTACCTGCCTGACCGCCAATGCTGAGCATGAATTCACAGCCTATCTGTTTGTCCCGTTCCGGATATGCCCGTATCGGCTTCGTTGCTATATCACAGAAGACATCGCCTATAACAAGCACATCATACTCATATCTCGTTTTTTGCATCTCTTTATCCTTATCCTTATCCTTACCCTGCCGCTTTGCACACTATCCGTAGCGGGCATTTATCGCATCTCTGCCGCTTACAGTATCGTATAAAGAGCTTAACGAGTGCAGCTTCAATCTTAGCCAGTAGCTCACCTGAGGATGAAAATTGGCTCAAATCTATGCCCAGATGCTCTGCAGCTATTCTCGCACTATTCGAGACTACGGGGTTTATCTGCCATATGCCACGCAACTCACGCAGGAATATCTGCACTGTTACTCTTCCAATGCCCTTGAATTCAATCAATCTGCACTCAAGGTCTTCTGTTGAGGTAGATTGTTCATAAATGTTATCGAGAGTGCCATATTTATCTTTAATACGATGCGCTATCTCGAGCAACTTCGTCGCTGTTGAAAAGTCGTATCGAACATAACCGCCTTCATCCAGAATCTTCACCAGTTCGTCCCAGCCGGCAGCAATGACCTTATCCGGGCTATCTATCCCATGACGTTCAAATGCCTTATACGTCTGTATAGCGATCTTCTCGTTTATCCTCGCACCGAATAATATAGAAGCCAAAAACCACCTGAACCTGCCTGAGGGTTCCTTAAGGTCTATGCCAAGGGTTTCCGTATAGGTCGGGAAATTGGTAATAAGCAGATCGAGTGTGTTTTTAATTTTTTTATTTTTATTTCCCTCTTCTTTCATCTCTCTAAAAGATATTACAAAGAAAGGCGTTCTATATTATTATAGAATAAAACAAAAAATGGGAAGCGATAGGGATTTAAAGCAAGTCGCTTTAGAGGAAGGAGTCAGTGAAGATAAATTAAAACGGCTTATTCGTTCCGGTCGAGTTGTAATACCGTGTAATGTGAGGCGAGGGGATGGGATAGCGCTGAAGGCAATAGGCGAGGGCATGAGCACGAAGGTGAATGTGAATGTAGGGACATCCAAGGACTATGTAAACGTGAGAGAGGAGCTGGAGAAAGCGAAGATAGCAGTGAAATATGGTGCAGATACAATAATGGACCTCTCAACAGGTGGTGATCTCGATGAGGTTCGCAGGCTGATATTGAAGGAAGTGAATGTGCCTGTGGGTACAGTACCGATATATCAGGCGGCACTGGGTAAACGTGGTGAGAGAGCGGTTGTGGATATGACCTCTGATGATATGTTCAATGCAGTTCGGCAGCATGCGAAAGACGGTATTGATTTCGTCACTATCCATGCAGGCGTGAATCTTAACTCACTTGAGCGGTTGAAGAGGTGCAACCGCATTTTGGATGTAGTGAGTCGTGGAGGTGCCTTCCTTGTCGCATGGATGATTCATAACGAGTGTGAGAATCCGTTCTATGCGGAATATGACTACCTACTGGAGATAGCGAAGGAATATGAGTTAACACTGAGCCTTGGTGATGGTATGCGACCAGGCTGCATCGCTGATGCTTCAGACAGGGCGAAATACATGGAGAACATAATTCTCGGTGAGCTCGTTGCGCTCGCACGAGAAGAAGGTGTGCAGGTGATTGTAGAGGGTCCGGGGCATGTACCACTGGATGAGATAGAAGCATCTGTGAAGACAATAAAGCATATAACAGATTTCGCACCGCTTTACCTGCTTGGACCGCTCGTTACTGACATCGCACCGGGGTATGACCACATTGTGAGTGCGATAGGAGGCGCAGTAGCAGGTATGTATGGCGCTGACTTCCTATGCATGGTCTCACCCTCCGAGCATCTCGCACTGCCTTCTATACAGCATATAAAGGATGGCACGGTGGTCACGAAGATAGCGGCGCATGTCGCAGACCTTGTAAAAGAGGAGCAAAGTGCACGTGCGAAACGGCGTGACAAGGAGATGGCGTATGCACGTAAAAATCTCAATTGGGAGAGGCAGTTTGAGCTCGCTATAAATCCCGAAGAAGCACGCATGATAAGGAATAGCAGACCCTCAGAGAGCGATGCATGCTCCATCTGTGGTGATTTGTGTGCGATAAGGCTGGTAAACGAGTTTTTGAAGAGTTAAGCAATTGGCAATTACAATTTAGATCTAGACCACGACCAGCTCATTCAATATCAGCACAGAGAGGGCGATTAAGAGCGCAAAGGTGTATATTCTCCTGTCCCATGCCAGTACCTTCTTACCGTCCAGTACGCTGATAGGAATCATATTAAAGAGTGCAAGCCATGCGTTTATGAACATGCCGAAATAGCCCACGTACCTGAACAAGCCGTGAGAGAAGTAGAATAGGGGTAAGAACATCATTGCTAACGCAACGTTCATCATCGGTCCTGCCAGTGCTATCTTTCCACTCTCCTCACGCGTAAGAT
This region includes:
- a CDS encoding GNAT family N-acetyltransferase; translation: MGVCVVNDAYTGEKRRAIKLGKEDAKDIAALYKEVWPKAYEYPKEWREKRAMSEEEIKKEMDSGYFFFGVRIDGKLVGVYKASITERGCFGEQQAVLPEYRDQGVASAMYEQFYEFAKANKCKVNYVNILAGNEPCERAMKKFNFYKTGKPWEQSKGMWVQTYERKVDLTQE
- a CDS encoding carbohydrate kinase family protein, whose amino-acid sequence is MQKTRYEYDVLVIGDVFCDIATKPIRAYPERDKQIGCEFMLSIGGQAGNCAAACASLGLRTAIICKLSNDVLSNWLLSELERLGVVCIAAISERKPHPGITVSIAFEDGSRSMLTDRGANQDLMREDVEAELLGRARFVMRAGHWNTEGLFTVNKDLLRIAKSHDAFTGVDIGWSAYLGWTASAKQTVFELLPFTDFLFVNEAELKELSAEQWQEQEQKQERDILARGCRNVIIHRGAKGSSWISSDFTVSSHSFKVNVVSPTGAGDVFNAGFIYAFLDGKGAEECLEFANACAALHISRTRSRNAFPRLDELELQLQGLNKQNPLSL
- the thiC gene encoding phosphomethylpyrimidine synthase ThiC; the encoded protein is MGSDRDLKQVALEEGVSEDKLKRLIRSGRVVIPCNVRRGDGIALKAIGEGMSTKVNVNVGTSKDYVNVREELEKAKIAVKYGADTIMDLSTGGDLDEVRRLILKEVNVPVGTVPIYQAALGKRGERAVVDMTSDDMFNAVRQHAKDGIDFVTIHAGVNLNSLERLKRCNRILDVVSRGGAFLVAWMIHNECENPFYAEYDYLLEIAKEYELTLSLGDGMRPGCIADASDRAKYMENIILGELVALAREEGVQVIVEGPGHVPLDEIEASVKTIKHITDFAPLYLLGPLVTDIAPGYDHIVSAIGGAVAGMYGADFLCMVSPSEHLALPSIQHIKDGTVVTKIAAHVADLVKEEQSARAKRRDKEMAYARKNLNWERQFELAINPEEARMIRNSRPSESDACSICGDLCAIRLVNEFLKS